The Pseudomonas multiresinivorans DNA window GCTATCTTCATTTCGGCGCTGATTTCGATGGCCATCCTGCGCATCGACTCCAAGAGCGGCGCGGCGACCTTCCGCGATACGCTGCTGGAGCTGAAATGGCCGGTGCTGACCATCGGCATGGTGCTGGCCTTCGCTTTCGTCACCAACTACTCGGGCATGTCCACCACGCTGGCGCTGGTGCTGGCCGGAACCGGCGCGGCCTTCCCGTTCTTCTCGCCGTTCCTGGGCTGGCTGGGGGTGTTCCTCACCGGCTCGGACACGTCATCCAATGCCCTGTTCGGCTCGCTGCAGGCGACCACCGCGCACCAGCTCGGCGTGAGCGACACGCTGCTGGTGGCGGCCAACACCACCGGCGGAGTCACCGGCAAGATGATCTCGCCACAGTCGATCGCCGTGGCCTGCGCGGCCACCGGGATGGTCGGCCGGGAGTCGGACCTGTTCCGCTTCACGGTCAAGCACAGCCTGATCTTCGCGGCGTTCATCGGCTTGATCACGCTGGCGCAGGCGTATGTGTTCACGGGGATGTTGGTGCACTGACGGAGTGAGCTAGCGCAGGAGTTGAACCTGTAGGAGCGAGCTTGCTCGCGAACCACCCCCCGCTGCGGAATCGGTTCGCGAGCAAGCTCGCTCCTACGAAGGCCAAGAGCCCCTCTCCCTAACCCTGGCTACGCGCCCCGCTCCTCAAGCGGGAGAGGGGACTGTTCGGAGCGGGATGAAACCATGCTGTCAGCCGGCACAATCGGCCCCCTCTCCCCCTGGGAGAGGGCTGGGGAGAGGGAATCGCCCGAGCACCAATGTCCAGCCGAACCAACGGGTCAGTAATCCACCTTCCCCCGCCCCGCCTTGATGTTGCCCCGCTTGCTCTTGCCCTCCAGCCGGCGCGTCTTCGAGCCCAGCGTCGGCTTGGTCGGGCGGCGCATCTTCTCCACTTTCGTGGCGCTGCGGATCAGCTCCGCCAGGCGGTTGAGCGCGTCCTCGCGATTCTGTTCCTGGGTACGGAACTGCTGCGCCTTGATCACCACCACGCCGTCGCTGGTGATGCGCTGGTCGCTGAGCGCAAGCAGGCGTTCCTTGTAGAACTCCGGCAGTGACGAGGCGCGCACGTCGAAGCGCAGGTGCACCGCGCTGGACACCTTGTTGACGTTCTGCCCACCGGCACCCTGGGCGCGGATGGCAGTCAGCTCGATCTCCGCGTCGGGGATCTGCACGGTATTGGAAATCTGCAGCATGGGAAGCATTCAAAGAGGAAATGAACGTCAGGATACCGCGCAGCGCCGTTGGTGTCCCCAAGCCATCTAGTTCGCCGCGGAGCACCCGTTCCTGACTTTCGCGTCAATTTTTGTATACGAACTTGTGTACAAGTTTTTCTTGCAATGTCATCAATTCACCATTAGAACCCAGCCTGTCACCGACCGCAGTTCCTCCCGCGGGACGCCGGCCCCCAAGCCACAAAAACAAGAAAAAGACAGAGGTGCAGCATGGTTTCATCCGCGACGACGGCCTTTGGCGCCGCCCGCCCCCAACCGCGTTCCAGCCGCCGCCTGAGCAACGGCCGCCGGTTCGCCCTCGGTACTGCACTGGTGCTCGCCCCGCTGGGCATGGCGCAGGCCGAAGACGATCGCTTCTTCGAATGGACCAGCAACACGCTGGGCTTCCGCTACGGCAAGGGCTTCACCAACCCGAACAACCCGCACGACATCAGCAAGCGCATCTTCAGCTTCAGCCACGCCGACGGTTACCGCTACGGCAGCAACTTCTTCCACCTCGATGTGCTGCAGTCCGACAGCGATGATCCGCGCAAGGGCACCGACCACGGCAGCAGCGAGGTCTACGGGGTATTCCGCAGCCAGCTGTTCGCCTCGCGGGTGTTCGACCTGCCGCAGGGCAAGGGCCTGGTGAAGGACCACGCCTTCACCTTCGGCTTCGATGCCAGCCGCAACAACAACCTCGGCTCGGCGAAAAAGCGCGCACTGGTGTTCGGCCCGACCATCAAGTTCAACGGCCCCGGCGTGCTGGACCTCTCGCTGTTCTACTACCGCGAGAAGAACCACTCCGGCATCCCCAACGCGAAACACCCGGACCACACCTTCGACACCACCTACATGCTCAACCTGACCTGGCTGCGGCCATTCCAGCTGGGTGATCACGGTGCGAAGTTCCAGGGCTTCCTGAACTACACCGGGGAGAAGGGCGAGGACTACAACGACAACGACACCGCGCCGGAAACGCTGGTCCGTACCTCGCTGATGTTCGCCACCCTGCCCGGCACCAAGCGCCAGCCGAACCTGTGGCTGGGCGTGGGCTACGAGTATTGGCACAACAAGTTCGGCGTGGATGGCGGGCGTGGCACCCGTACCTCGACGCCGACGGTGAACCTGGAATTCACTTTCTGACGCGCGTTTTCCTGCCTGCACCCAGATAGGATTCTCGTAGGAGCGGACTCTGTCCGCGATGTTCAACCGCCGCTCGGAGCGGCCGGAAGCCGATCGCGGACAAAGTCCGCTCCTACGGGCCATCCTTCCCCGGACAGCCCATGAAAAAGCCCGGCCAGTGCCGGGCTTTTTCGTTCGTGCGTCACAGGAAGAATCAACGCTCCTTGCAGACCACACCGTCGGCGGGCTCGCCGCCTTTCCAGTCCTTGTACAGGGTCGCGTCTTCGCCCTTGGTCCACCAGACGTATTGCCCAGCGGCATAGCGCGCGCCGGAGGCGGAGATGACATTGGCGAAGACCAGGCTGGAGGCGTCCGTCACCGGCACCACGGCCAGGCTGTTGTCGCCCTTGTTCAGGTACTGCACGCTGATCTTGCGGCCGTCCTCGCACTTGTACGAGACGCTGCGCGAATCCAGCTTGGCGTCACCGGGCAGGACCAGCGCGTCGACCTGGGGTGCTTTCTTCTCTTCACCGCCGCAAGCGACGAGGATGACCGGCACGGCCGCCGCGAGCAGCCAAAGTGCTTTTTTCATGAGTATCCCTCTGACGAAAAATGGCCCGGTCACTCTAGGAAGGATCGGGCCGCGCGGTCAATCGCGCGCGGCTCGACCCAACGTAGGATCAGGCCGCCACGTCAGTCAGCCAGCGCCGCGCTGGCGCTGCTGCGCGCAGCCGGCTGGCGTTTGAGGCGATAGCAACCGTACATCACCAGCAACCACACCGGGATCGCGTAGACCGAGACCTGGATGCCCGGCGTGAGCAGCATGACGCCGAGGATGAACACCACGAAGCCGAGGCACAGCCAGTTGGCCGCCGGATAAGCCACCGCGCGGAAGGCGGTGCGCTTGCCCTCGGCATCCATGTGCGCGCGGAACTTCAGGTGCGCCAGGCTGATCATCGCCCAGTTGATCACCAGCGCGGCGACCACCAGGGACATCAGCAGCTCCAGCGCGCGGGCCGGCACCAGGTAGTTCACCAGCACGGCGAGGAAGGTCACCGCCGCCGAGACCATCAGCGAGCGCACCGGCACGCCACGGCTGTCGACCTTGGCCAGCGCGCGCGGGGCGTCGCCCTGCTCCGCCAGGCCCACCAGCATGCGGCCGTTGCAGTAGGTGCCGCTGTTGTAGACCGACAGCGCGGCAGTCAGCACCACGAAGTTGAGGACGTGCGCCGCGGTGCCGCTGCCGATCATCGAGAATATCTGCACGAAGGGGCTGCCGCTGTAGGAGTCGCCGGAGGCGTTGAGGGTCTGCAGCAGGCTATCCCACGGGGTCAGCGAGAGCAGCACGGTGAGCGCGCCGATGTAGAAGATCAGGATGCGGTAGATCACCTGGTTGATCGCCTTGGGGATCACCTGCTTCGGCCGGTCGGCCTCGGCGGCGGTGAAGCCGAGCATCTCCAGCCCACCGAAGGAGAACATGATGATCGCCATGGCCATCACCAGCCCGCTGATGCCGTTGGGGAAGAAGCCGCCGTGGGCCCACAGGTTGCTCACGGTGGCCTGCTCGCCGCCGGTGCCGCTGGCCAGCAGGTAGCAGCCCAGGGCAATCATGCCGACGATGGCGGCGACCTTGATGATGGCGAACCAGAACTCCGCCTCGCCGAAGGCCTTCACGTTGAACAGGTTGATCGCGTTGACCACCACGAAGAAGACCGCCGCCGTGGCCCAGGTCGGCACGTCCGGCCACCAGTAGTGGATGTACTTGCCCACCGCGGTGAGCTCCGACATGCCCACCAGGATGTACAGCACCCAGCAGTTCCAGCCCGAGAGGAAGCCGGCGAAACCGCCCCAGTACTTGTGCGCGAAGTGGCTGAAGGAGCCGGCCACGGGCTCCTCGACGATCATCTCGCCGAGCTGGCGCATGATCAGGAAGGCAATGAAGCCAGCGATGGCGTAACCGAGGATCATCGACGGCCCGGCGGACTTGAGCACCCCGGCCGAGCCGAGGAACAGCCCGGTACCGATGGCGCCGCCGAGGGCGATCAGCTGGATATGGCGATTCTTCAGGCCGCGCTGGAGCTGGCCTGCGTGTTGAGTTTCACGCGTCATGCGTCACCTGTTGTTTTTATCTGTGACGGGATTCGGCCGCCCGGCTTGTGGCCAGGCGGTGCGGGCAAGGCAAGGCTAAAGAGCGGTGGAGCGGGCAGGCTGGTTTACAGGGTTACTGGGCGTCGGGCTGCACCTCCGGAGCGGCCTGCTGGAAGGCTTCGAGGAGCTCGCAGCGCGCGGCGATGGCGAGCAGGCGCGGGCAGCCGGAGAGGTCGCAATCGAAGCGACGGGCGTTGTACAGCTGGGGAATCAGGCAGGCCTCGAAGTAGCCGGGGCGCTCGCCGAGGGACAGCGGGCCGCTCCAGCTGGAAACGCCCTCCTCTACCGCCTGCAGGCCGGTTTCGACCCAGTGGCGAATCCACGCAGTCTTCGCCTCGTCCGCCACCGCCAGCGGGCCGCTGAGGTACTGCAGCACACGCAGGTTGTTCAGCGGGTGAATGTCGCAGGCGATATGCAGGGACAGTGCACGAACCTGCGCACGTTGCAGCGCATCGCGCGGCAGCAGGCCGGGTTGCGGATGGGTTTCGTCGAGGTATTCGAGGATGGCCAGGGACTGGGCAATGCGGGCATCACCGTCCACCAGCAGCGGCACCAGTTCCTGGGGATTGAGCGCCTTGTAGTCGGCCGCGTGCTGCTGGCCGCCGTCCTTCACCAGGTGCACCGGCACCTGGCGGTAAGCCAGGCCCTTGAGACCGAGCGCGATGCGCACACGATAGGCGGCGCTGGAGCGCCAGTAGGAATACAGGGTGAGCATGGCGGTTCTCCGAGGGTGGCCACGCTACGCGCGCGGCCACCCTTCTTGCGAGTTACTGATCGGAGATCACGCCACGGCGAATCTGGTCTTCCTCGATGGATTCGAACAGGGCCTTGAAGTTGCCCTCGCCGAAGCCCTGGTTGCCCTTGCGCTGGATGATCTCGAAGAAGATCGGGCCGATCACCGTGTTGGTGAAGATCTGCAGCAGGATGCCGTCATCGCCCGGCGCGCCGTCGATCAGGATGCTGAGCTCGCGCAGGTCCTTCAGCGATTCGCCGTGGCCGGCGACGCGGCTGTCGACCTTCGCGTAGTAGGTGTCCGGAGTGGACATGAAGTCCACGCCGTTGGCGCGCAGCTGGCGCACGGTTTCGTAGATGTTCTCGGTGGTCAGGGCGATGTGCTGGATGCCTTCGCCGTGGTACTCGCGGATGAATTCCTCGATCTGCGACTTGTCGTCCGCCGACTCGTTGATCGGGATGCGGATCTTGCCGCAAGGCGCGGTCATGGCGCGGGACAGCAGGCCGGTAAGCTTGCCTTCGATGTCGAAGTAGCGGATCTCGCGGAAGTTGGCGATGCGCTCGTAGAAGCCGGACCAGACGTCCATCTGGCCGCGCTTGACGTTGTGGGTCAGGTGGTCGATGCAAAGCAGGCCGACGGCGTTGTCGGTGGCGCTACGGCCTTCGATGAATTCGAAGTCGACGTCATAGATGCTCTTGTCGCCATAACGGTCGACGAGATACAGCAGCGAACCGCCGATGCCTTCGACGCAGGGGATGTTCAGCTCGCCGAAGTTGGCGTGGCTGCCCACCAGCTTGGCGCCCTGGGATTCGACGTAGGCGGCGGCCTGGGCGGCATTCTTCACCCGGAAGGCCATGGCGCAGGCGCTCGGCCCGTGCTTCCTGGCGAACTCGTGGACGTGGCCGGTGGGGCTGCCATTGAGCACGATGTTGATGTCGTTCTGCTGGAACAGGAAGACTTCCTTGGAACGGTGCTTGGCGGTTTCGGTGAAGCCCATGCCGGTGAACAGCTGGCGCAGTTGCTCGATGCCCTTCGCGTCGGGGGCGGTGAATTCGACGAACTCGAAGCCGTCGGTGCCGATGGGGTTGTGCTGCTCGATCTTGGTCACGGCGTTCATCCGGCCTCCTCGTTGTCGTTATCGGCTGGTTCGGCGCAGGGCCGCCCAAGCGTTTGGAATGCCTTCATCACAACCGTCGCGGGGCTTTGGAACAAGCCACCGGCGGGGCGTTACCAGGGCCACGGGAGCCGCGGCGCGGCAAGAAATCCTTACGTTGCCCAAAGCCCCGTGCGGCATGCCGCCGCACCGTAAAGAATTCGTGACAAGGTGGTGCGTCGGCGTGCCAGTGCGAGTGCCGCGTACTCGTCAGGCCGTCGCGTGGCGGCTACCATGCGGCCCATCTCCCCTGCCCGAATTGTCACATGGCCCGCGCCGCTCCTCCCGATTTCGACGCCACTCCGGCTTCTCTGCGCGCCCTTGCCCGCAGCTATCCGCGCGGCCTGCACATCGAGCCGCACTCCCATGACTGGGGGCAGGTGCTCTATGCGATGTCCGGGGTGATGTGGCTGGAAACGCCCTCCGAAGCGCTGCTGGTGCCGCCCAATCGCGCCGTCTGGCTGCCGCCGCAGGTGCCCCACGGCATCCGCGTGGTCAGCGAGTTGCAGATGCGCAACATCTACCTGCGGCCGGGCACGGCGGATTCGCTGGGCGAGCAGGTGCAGGCGTTCGAGGTCGGCGGGCTGCTGCGCGAGCTGATCGTCACGCTGGTGCAGCACGAGCGCGAGCCGGACACCGACTACTACCAGGCACTGTCGCAACTGGCCGTGCTGGAGCTGCAACGCGCCCGCAGCCTGCTGCTGCGCGTGCCGCTGCCGGAGGATTCCGACCGCCGCCTGCTGAACCTGTGCCTGGCGGTGATGGCCGAGCCGAGCCAGGAGATTTCCTTCGAGCAGCACGCCGCCGATGCCGGCGCCAGCGTGCGCACCCTCGCCCGCCTGTTCCAGCGCAGCCTGGGCATGGGCTTTGCCCAGTGGCGGCGGCAGGTGCAGCTGGCCACGGCGGTAGCGCAGCTCAACGAGGGCGTCGCGGTGAGCCAGATTGCCCATGGTTTGGGGTATCAGCCGGGGAGTTTCAGTGAGATGTTCCGGCGCGAGCTGGGCGTGGCGCCTTCGGAGTATTGCGCGCGGTAACGCATCGTTTCGGGAACGGCGCTTCTTCGTGATTCGCGATCAGCGCCGGCACGGGGCGGGTTCGCGAGCAAGCTCGCTCCTACAGGAAAAGCATGCTCCATGCTCCATGCTCCATGCTCCATGCTCCATGCTCCGGCTCTGGCTCCGGCTTCTAGAAGACTTCCAGAGAAACGTCCAAGCACTCCGGAATGCCCCTTTCAGAAGGCCTCGTTGAAGCGGAGTTTCAGGGGTTGAGCGGCATGGATGCCGCGAGAGCCACGATGGGCCAGGGATGGCCCGTCGTGGCGTGCCCCTGAAACTTCACTTCAACGAGGGAATTTTTCGCCTAGGCGAAAAACCGGATGGAGGGGCAAGACTTCTTGGTTCCTTTTGTGGCGTTTGACAAAAGGGACTCGCCGAGAGGCGAAACCCAATCCATCAGCACACGCCGAAGCGACGCAGGAAACTTCAGAGCGAGGCAGGCACATCGCGGACGAAGTCCGCTCCTACGCGGGTGCACGCCCATCCAATACTCCCCGCCGACATCTGTCCGATATTCCGAAGTCCCTGACCGGCGACGCCCTCCAGCAGTCCCTAGACTGCCCCTATCCCACTCAGCCGCCGGAGCGATCCACGGAGGACACATGAGCTACCTGATCTCCCTGGCCATCGGCATTGCCGTCGGCCTGGCCTACCACTTCCTAGACTTCCGTTCGCCAGCGCCGCCGCTGGTGGCGCTGGTCGGCCTGCTGGGCATGCAGATCGGCGAGAACGCCCTGCCGCTGCTGACCCGCTGGTTCCACTGACCCCATCTCCCACTGCTTGCCAAGGACCCGTGCCATGAAAGCCCTGCAATTCGACCGCACCGGCGACCTCGCCGCCCTGAGCTTCACCGAGATCGCCGACCCGGTGCCCGCCGCCGACGAGGTGCTGGTGGAAGTCCATGCCGCCGGCCTCAACCCCAGCGACGTGAAGAACGTCCTCGGCCGCTTCCCCTACACCACCCTGCCCCGCGTGCCCGGCCGCGATTTCGCCGGCACCGTGGTGAAGGGCCCGGCCGAGCTGCTGGGCAAATCCGTCTGGGGCACCGGCCGGGGCCTGGGTTTCAGTCGCGATGGCAGCCACGCCGAGCTGATGAGCGTCCCGGCCGGCGGTGTGGCGCTGATGCCCGAGCGCATGAGCTTCGCCCAGGCCGCCAGCTGCGGCGTGCCCTTTACCACCGCCTGGGACGCCCTGGAGCGCAGCCAGGTCGGCAAGGGTACGCGCCTGCTGGTGATCGGTTCCGGCGCTGTCGGCGCGGCGGCCATTTCCCTGGCCAAGGCCCGTGGTGCGCAGGTGCTGGGCGCGGTACGGCGCGCCGAGTCGCAGGTGGAACTGCAGGCCCAGGGCGTCCCGAGCCTCTTGCTGGGCTCGGCGGAAACGCTGGCGGCGCAGGTGGAAGAACATTTCCCCGGCGGCGCCGAGGTGATCTTCGATACCACCGGTTTCTGGCTGCCGGCTGCCGTTTCCGCCCTGGCCACCTTCGGCCGCATCGTCATCATCGCCGCGCCGGTGGACGGCCATGTGCAGTTGCCGGCCCTGGCGCTGTACCGCCGCGGCGGTTCGGTGGTGGGGGTGAATTCGCTGCTGTACGACACGGTTGCCTGCGCGGCGATGCTGCGCCAGTTCGGCCAGTGGTTCGACGACGGCAGGCTGCCGCTGCCCACCGGCCTGCGCGAAGTGCCGCTGAGCGAGGGTGTGCAGCGCTACCACGAGATCAACGAGGGCAGCAGCGAGAAGATCATTCTCGTGCCGTGAGGATTCGATTGTCGGTTCGCTGAAAGCCCCCTCACCCTAGCCCTCTCCCGCAGGGAGAGGGGACTGATCGGCGCGGAAGATCATCTCCGGTGCTCACCGGAACGTCGGTGCAGAAGATTCAGGAGACTGAGGCTTTCACCGGCCGCTACGAACGGCCCCCTCTCCCTCAGGAGCGGGGCGCGCAGCCAGGGTTGGGGTGAGGGCATTCCCCTGCGCCGGAGCACAACCAGCCCCTACCCCGCCGCCTTCATCGAAGAATCCCGCCGCGCCCCACCCTGCGCCTGCTCCAGCGCCAGGCAGTGGTCGAGGAACATGCGCATGTAGCCGTAGCTCTTGCAGATCGCCTCGCGCAGGGCCAGGCAGCGCGGCATGGCGAGCTGCGGGCCGCAGAGGGTACAGATGATCTCCAGGGCTTCCCATGGGTGATCGTCATCGTAGCGGGCATGCATCTTCAGCCAGCGCATCGCGTCCTTGCGGGTGCCGGCCGGCAAGGTGCTTTCGTAGGCATCGGTGGAGCAGACCAGCGCCGACCAGTCGCCGGTCGCGCCTTCGATGGCATAGTTGGTGGCGGCCATGGCCAGCGCCAGTTCCTCGGTGGCGCAGCTGTGCCAGCACCAGTGGCCGAGGGCGTGGAGCTCCGCAGGCACGAGTTGCGCCTTGAGCTCGGCCAGGGTCACGCCATAGGCCTCGGCCCAGCGCACCCAGTAGTCGGCGTGGTTGAGCTCGACGCGGATATTGCGCATCAGCCAGCGCCGCGCCATGTCCTCGCCGGGGCTGCGGCCGAAACGGGTCTTGAGCAGGTTGTGGGACATGTACAGGGGGAACTGCTCGACCACCTGCCAGCCGCCGATGAGGAAGGCGCGCATGGTCTGGCGGCTCAGCTGGCCGTCGCGCATTCGCGCGTAGAGGGGATGCCCGACCACCGCCAGGCGGCTGGTCTCGCACTCCTGCACCAGGCGTTGCGCCCAGTGCGGATAACTGGAAAGTTCCTTGAGCGGCCCACTGCGAACAAAGGTGTCGTTCATCCAAGGCTCCGTGCTGGTCGATCCATGCAAGCACCGGTAAATCAGGCCTCAGGTTAGTCCGCTACAGGCTGCGCGTCACCGTCCGGAGGTTGTGTCGGTTGCTACGGCTGCGACGTGCGTCTCACGCAGGAAGCTGCGATTGAAGGGTTGCGGCCGAGCCAGGCCGTACCCCTGGGCGTAGTCGATGCCGATTTCCCGCAGGGCTTCGAGGATTTCCTGCGTCTCGACGAACTCCGCCACGGTGCGTTTGCCCATCACATGGCCGATCTGGTTGATCACCTGGACCATGGCGCGGTCGATGGGGTCTTCGAGCATGTCCTTGATGAAGCTGCCATCGATCTTCAGGTAGTCCACCGGCAGGTGCTTGAGATAGACGAAGGAGGACATGCCGGCGCAGAAATCGTCCAGGGAGAAACGGTACCCGAGCGCCTTGAGCTCCTGGATGAACCGCGTGGCATTGACCAGGTTGGCAATGGCGCTGGTCTCGGTGATCTCGAAGCACACGCTCGACGGCTCGATGCCGTAGCGCGGCTGAACCTCGCGGAGGAAGTCGAGGAAGGTGTCGTCACCGATGGTCGCGCCGGAGAGGTTGATGGCGCAGGTGTGGATCGGTTCGTAACCGCCCTCGGCGTTGCGCTCGGCCAGGGTCCGGAAGGCGTTCTCGACCACCCAGCGGTCGATGTCCGGCATCAGGCCATAGCGTTCCGCGGCGGGGATGAAGTTGATCGGCGCCACCAGCCGGCCGCACTCGTCATTCAGGCGTAGCAGCAGCTCGACATGGGCGCCTTCCATCGCGCGGTCGTCGACCGGGAAGATCGATTGGGCAAAGAGGCAGAAACGCTCCTCCTCCAGCCCCTGGCGGATGCGCTGCACCCAAGCCATTTCGCCGACGCGGTTGGACAGCTCGGTGTCGTCCGGGCGGAACACCTGCGCGCGGTTGCGGCCCTTTTCCTTGGCCATGTAGCAGGCCATGTCGGCGCAGCGCAGCGCCTCCTCCACCGACACCAGCATGGCAGAGATGTGCACCACGCCGATGCTCACGGTGATGTTGAAGCCGCGGCCCTCCCACATGAAGTGCAGCGCCTGCACGGTCAGGCGGATGCGCTCGGCGATCTGCACCGCCATGTCCGGCGGGCAGTGTTCCAGCAAGATGCCGAACTCGTCGCCGCCCAGGCGCGCCAGGGTGTCGCCTTCGCGCAGGCACTGCTGCAACACCGAGCAGACCTGGCGCAGCAGTTCGTCGCCGGCGGCGTGGCCGCAGGTGTCGTTGACCAGTTTGAACTGGTCCAGGTCCAGGTACATCAGCGAATGCTGGTCGTGGGAATCCAACGAGCTTTCCAGGGCCTGCTTCAAGCGGAACTCGAACTCCCGGCGGTTGGTCAGGCCGGTCAGCGCGTCGTGGGTCGCCTGCCAGGACAGGCTGGCCATGTACTGGCGCTCGCGGGTCATGTCGTGCAGCACCAGCACCACACCGACCACCCGCCCGTCGGCATGGATCGGCGTGGCCACCAGGGTCACCGCCACGCTGGTGCCGTCCAGGCGCTGGATCAGCTTGCTGGTCTCGCTGCCGCCATCCACCTCGCCACGCAGGATCTGCCCGACCAGCGGCAGGCCCTCGACCTGGGAGCTCTCGTCGAGCACCCGCAGCAGCGAGCGCAGCGGCAGGCCGACGGCCATGGAGTTGTCCCAGCCGATCAGGCGCTCGGCCGCGGGGTTGAAGTAGGCGATGCACTCATGTTCGTCGAGGGTGACCACGCCGTCGCCGATGGCCGCCAGGGTGGTCTGCGCGCGCTCCCGCTCGGTGTCCAGGGCACTTTCGAAGGCGCGCTGCTGGTGCAGCAGCTTGCGCGTGCGCCAGACCGCCAGGAGGATCAGCGCCAGACCGGTCAGGCCGTTGGCCACCAGCAGCACCCACATGATCATCCGCGAGCCCTGTCCCAGCGCTGCGGAGAAGGCCATGGCGGCCGGCGTGACGCCGTCGTTGACAGCCTGGATGCGGCTGTTCCAGTAGCTCAGGTCGCCGGGGCGAACGTCGCCCCCACGGATCTTCGCGCTCATCTCGTCGGACAGCTGCTCCAGCTGGTCGAGGTAGGCGTCGCCGATGATCCACATCTTCACCGCCTGGTCGAAGTAGCTGTACTCGTGGAAGTAGCGGTACAGCCAGATCAGGGCGCCGACATCGTCGGGATGGATGCCGCCCTGCAAGGCGCCGGCACGTGCCAGTTCCAGGTCGGGCTGGCTGAGGTCAAGTGCGGCACGGAAGGTGCGATCGCCCTGGGGAATGGCAATGGCGGTGCGGTAGCGCTCGTAGTCCGCCGGATCACGGCTCTGGCCGTAGAGCTGCAGGTAGTGGATGGCGTCCTTCTGGCCCTTGGACCAGAGGCTCTCGCCGCCGACATAGGCGCGCACGCCAGAGAGGATAAAGAAGCTGCCGCTGCCGATCATCGTCTGCAGCAGGACCACGACCATGAACGGCCAGACCAGCTTGAGCAGACGCGTCGTACGGCGGGTCGGCAACAGTCCCAATGCATCCATAGCCAGTTTCGACTTCCTTCTTTCAATGCCTTGCAGGCCAAGGGGTGCAGTCAGGAAACACCCCGGGACTTTTCTGTCAGGCCGCCCCT harbors:
- the arfB gene encoding alternative ribosome rescue aminoacyl-tRNA hydrolase ArfB; this encodes MLQISNTVQIPDAEIELTAIRAQGAGGQNVNKVSSAVHLRFDVRASSLPEFYKERLLALSDQRITSDGVVVIKAQQFRTQEQNREDALNRLAELIRSATKVEKMRRPTKPTLGSKTRRLEGKSKRGNIKAGRGKVDY
- a CDS encoding nucleoside-binding protein, which encodes MAQAEDDRFFEWTSNTLGFRYGKGFTNPNNPHDISKRIFSFSHADGYRYGSNFFHLDVLQSDSDDPRKGTDHGSSEVYGVFRSQLFASRVFDLPQGKGLVKDHAFTFGFDASRNNNLGSAKKRALVFGPTIKFNGPGVLDLSLFYYREKNHSGIPNAKHPDHTFDTTYMLNLTWLRPFQLGDHGAKFQGFLNYTGEKGEDYNDNDTAPETLVRTSLMFATLPGTKRQPNLWLGVGYEYWHNKFGVDGGRGTRTSTPTVNLEFTF
- a CDS encoding MliC family protein; protein product: MKKALWLLAAAVPVILVACGGEEKKAPQVDALVLPGDAKLDSRSVSYKCEDGRKISVQYLNKGDNSLAVVPVTDASSLVFANVISASGARYAAGQYVWWTKGEDATLYKDWKGGEPADGVVCKER
- a CDS encoding amino acid permease, translating into MTRETQHAGQLQRGLKNRHIQLIALGGAIGTGLFLGSAGVLKSAGPSMILGYAIAGFIAFLIMRQLGEMIVEEPVAGSFSHFAHKYWGGFAGFLSGWNCWVLYILVGMSELTAVGKYIHYWWPDVPTWATAAVFFVVVNAINLFNVKAFGEAEFWFAIIKVAAIVGMIALGCYLLASGTGGEQATVSNLWAHGGFFPNGISGLVMAMAIIMFSFGGLEMLGFTAAEADRPKQVIPKAINQVIYRILIFYIGALTVLLSLTPWDSLLQTLNASGDSYSGSPFVQIFSMIGSGTAAHVLNFVVLTAALSVYNSGTYCNGRMLVGLAEQGDAPRALAKVDSRGVPVRSLMVSAAVTFLAVLVNYLVPARALELLMSLVVAALVINWAMISLAHLKFRAHMDAEGKRTAFRAVAYPAANWLCLGFVVFILGVMLLTPGIQVSVYAIPVWLLVMYGCYRLKRQPAARSSASAALAD
- the maiA gene encoding maleylacetoacetate isomerase is translated as MLTLYSYWRSSAAYRVRIALGLKGLAYRQVPVHLVKDGGQQHAADYKALNPQELVPLLVDGDARIAQSLAILEYLDETHPQPGLLPRDALQRAQVRALSLHIACDIHPLNNLRVLQYLSGPLAVADEAKTAWIRHWVETGLQAVEEGVSSWSGPLSLGERPGYFEACLIPQLYNARRFDCDLSGCPRLLAIAARCELLEAFQQAAPEVQPDAQ
- the hppD gene encoding 4-hydroxyphenylpyruvate dioxygenase; translation: MNAVTKIEQHNPIGTDGFEFVEFTAPDAKGIEQLRQLFTGMGFTETAKHRSKEVFLFQQNDINIVLNGSPTGHVHEFARKHGPSACAMAFRVKNAAQAAAYVESQGAKLVGSHANFGELNIPCVEGIGGSLLYLVDRYGDKSIYDVDFEFIEGRSATDNAVGLLCIDHLTHNVKRGQMDVWSGFYERIANFREIRYFDIEGKLTGLLSRAMTAPCGKIRIPINESADDKSQIEEFIREYHGEGIQHIALTTENIYETVRQLRANGVDFMSTPDTYYAKVDSRVAGHGESLKDLRELSILIDGAPGDDGILLQIFTNTVIGPIFFEIIQRKGNQGFGEGNFKALFESIEEDQIRRGVISDQ
- a CDS encoding AraC family transcriptional regulator — encoded protein: MARAAPPDFDATPASLRALARSYPRGLHIEPHSHDWGQVLYAMSGVMWLETPSEALLVPPNRAVWLPPQVPHGIRVVSELQMRNIYLRPGTADSLGEQVQAFEVGGLLRELIVTLVQHEREPDTDYYQALSQLAVLELQRARSLLLRVPLPEDSDRRLLNLCLAVMAEPSQEISFEQHAADAGASVRTLARLFQRSLGMGFAQWRRQVQLATAVAQLNEGVAVSQIAHGLGYQPGSFSEMFRRELGVAPSEYCAR
- a CDS encoding DUF1427 family protein; its protein translation is MSYLISLAIGIAVGLAYHFLDFRSPAPPLVALVGLLGMQIGENALPLLTRWFH
- a CDS encoding quinone oxidoreductase family protein, yielding MKALQFDRTGDLAALSFTEIADPVPAADEVLVEVHAAGLNPSDVKNVLGRFPYTTLPRVPGRDFAGTVVKGPAELLGKSVWGTGRGLGFSRDGSHAELMSVPAGGVALMPERMSFAQAASCGVPFTTAWDALERSQVGKGTRLLVIGSGAVGAAAISLAKARGAQVLGAVRRAESQVELQAQGVPSLLLGSAETLAAQVEEHFPGGAEVIFDTTGFWLPAAVSALATFGRIVIIAAPVDGHVQLPALALYRRGGSVVGVNSLLYDTVACAAMLRQFGQWFDDGRLPLPTGLREVPLSEGVQRYHEINEGSSEKIILVP
- a CDS encoding TenA family transcriptional regulator; the encoded protein is MNDTFVRSGPLKELSSYPHWAQRLVQECETSRLAVVGHPLYARMRDGQLSRQTMRAFLIGGWQVVEQFPLYMSHNLLKTRFGRSPGEDMARRWLMRNIRVELNHADYWVRWAEAYGVTLAELKAQLVPAELHALGHWCWHSCATEELALAMAATNYAIEGATGDWSALVCSTDAYESTLPAGTRKDAMRWLKMHARYDDDHPWEALEIICTLCGPQLAMPRCLALREAICKSYGYMRMFLDHCLALEQAQGGARRDSSMKAAG